The Paenibacillus mucilaginosus 3016 genome includes the window GGATGAGCGCGATCAGACCCGCTGTGGTGCCCACGCCGAAGATTACGACAAGCAGCGAAGCCCACGCCAGAAAAGGAATGTTCCGGAGCAGCGATAGGAGCCCGCGCAGCACCGTTCTCACGGCCGGATGGGGCGTCGTGCTCCGGGCCATAAGCAGGGCGAGAGCCACGCCGAGCACCGAAGAGCAGAAGGTGGCGATAACCGCATAGATTAACGTATCGGCTACGGGTTTGAGATATCCCTGCAGATGGGATGGATTCGGAGGCAGGAAGTCTTCGAACAGGAACCGGATGAATATCGGGATGCCGAGCAGAAACTCGGCCGCATCGAACCGGATGTAGACCAGCGAGAAGGCGGTGAGCAGGACGAGGGCCGCAAGTAGAGCCCGCCTCCCTGCTCTTCCCTTCGGACGGTTGGGTGTCCTGATGGGGATCATGGTTGGTTTGGACATGCTGCAGATCTCCTTTGGCGTCAGTGGTTGAGCAGCTGCTCCGGACTGAGATGGAGCAGCTTCGCCGTCTCACGGACCGGGTCGAAGGCGCTGTCCTTCACCTCAACGAACCTGGCCTGATCGGAATTCATCACGGCCTTGAAGTAGGCCGGGTCCTGGTAACCGAGCAGGAAGCTCTTCACCTTCTCCTTCGTCTCCTGCGGAATGCCGGAGCGGATCGCCAGCGGCGTCACGGGCGCCATCGCTTCGCTGGACGCAAGAATACGGTACGAATCCTTCTCGATCAAGCCCCGCTGTACGAGCATGTCCGGGATCATGGCAGACATAGCCGCCGCATCGTACTGACCGCGCACGACGCCGATCACGGCATTATCGTGCTTGCCGGCAAACTGCACGCTTTTGAAGAACGAGGTGTCCAGCTCCTCTGCCGTCAAACCGAGCTTCTTGACGAGCGTCGCTTTCGGGAACAGATGGCCGGTGGTGCTGACCGGATCGACGAAGCCGAACGTCTTGCCCTTCAGGTCCTCCAGCTTCTCGATCGGCGAATCCTTCGGTACGATAATGACGGATGCCGGCGACTCTGTCATAGCCGGGATCGTTACCCCGACGATGGGCTCAACGCCTGCTCTCTCGACCGCCACGATGTAGGAGAACGGACCGAACATCGCGATGTCCGCCTTGTTGTTCCTCATCGCTTCAATCGCTGCATTGTAGCTCGTCGCCTTGTAAGATTCCACCGGCATGCCGATCGCTTCGGACAGCTTCGTCTCGAACGCCTTGTACGTCTGCTGGGTCTGCGTGTCCGATTCCTGCGGCAGATAGGCGATGACGAATTTGGCCGGCGCGGACGCCGCCTGCGGGCCGCACCCCGTTATCATCGCTGCGACCACGGTGAAGACGGTCAGCAGTAACATCCATTGTTTCATTACTTGTCCCTCCCTGGAATGGTAACAAATCCGTACCTTGGATACAACCTGGATACAAGATTAGGATAACCGCGAACCGTTATGCCGGTGTTAAGCCCAAGCAAAGAGTTTGTAAAGAAGTCTGTCCCTTCCGGAGGAGAACTTGCGCAGGCCGGATACGGACTGTAGTATGGAAGCAGGCTGGAAACGAGTTAAACGGCTTCGCTGTCCTTTAAGGACAATGCGCGTTTATTCAAATATCAGATGACAACGAAGAAAGGACAGGGTTGAACAGATGACGGCAAACTCGATGGTGGAAACAGCCTATCAATATATTCGCGAACAAATTCTGAAGGGACAGCGGATGCCCGGAACCGTGCTCTCGGAGAATGAATTGGCGTCGGAAATCGGGATGAGCCGCACGCCTATCCGTTCGGCGGTGTCCCGGCTTGAGCAGGAGGGCTATTTGCTCGCGCTCAAAAACCGGGGGGTTCTCGTTAAGGAGATCCCCTTCAGGGAGATGCTCGATACGTTCGAACTGATCCTGACGCTGCAAATCAGCAGCTTTGACCTGAGTCAGGAAAAGAATGCATCCTATGATCTTGGGGTGCTGGGCGAGAAGCTGCGTCTGCAGGTCGAAGCGACCGAGCAGCGGAACTACAGCGCTTATATCGATCATGGGCTTGCCTTTTTCCGCGGGGTCATTCAGGGGGCGCAAAACGTGATGATGCTTCGGGTGATTGATTCCCTAGGTGACAGGTTCAAGCAGTCGGCCATGGTGAATTACAACCTGACGCCCGCCAGCCCCCACTTTTCCATGACGCCGCTGAACCAAGCCGTCTATCAGGCTATCGAGGCCGGAGATTACGGCAGGGCCAAGGAGGTTCTGCATGGAGCCAATATGGAGGCCAGGCGCAGAGCTTTACAGGGTCAAATGTGATGATGCTCTTATCCATTGCAAAGCAAATACCCCGTTTTCGGCTTCGAAGACGGGGTATTTCAGGTAGATATGGGCAGCCGTGTCAGCAAGCTTTCTCCTGCCGCATTGGCCAAGAGGCCTCAGTTGCGGCCCTCCACGAACTCGATGATAAGGCGGCAAATCTCCTCGGGATGCGTCAAGGTCGGTTTATGATCCGCCCCCTCCAACCAGGCAAAGCGGATATCCGGTACGGCCCGGAAGCACTCGGCAATCCGGTGAAGATCCGGTACGTCCTCCCTGCCCAGGATGAACAGGGCAGGAACAGCCAGCTCACCCAGCCGTTCCGCCGCCGGAGGCTGCGGCCATACCGATTCCCATGTGCCCCACTGCATCATCTTTATCGTATTCTCTTTCCACATCCGCTCCATCATTTCCCTGCGGGGCCCGGCCATCACGATCCGGTACGAAGGACCGGACAAGGCGATCTCCATCATGCGGTCCACATCCGGGGCCGCTTCCCGGATCCTCCGCATCCACCCCAGGAACTCCGGACTGTGGGCAAATCCCGCCAGCCCGGGCGCGATCAGCACGAGCTTCGTCACCCGCTCAGGGTACTTCAGCGCAAATTCGGCCGCAATCTGCCCGCCCATCGAATGCCCGGCAATCACCGCCTGAGGAAGCCCCAGATGATCCAGCGCCCGAAGCAGGTCATCGACATAGTCGGGCGGCTCCTCCGCCGGATTCGGCGATTGTCCGCAGCCCCGCCCATCCAGGGCAATGACCTTATACTGCTGTGCCAGCACCGGCGTAACCCACGTCCAGTCCCGCAGATCCGCTCCTCCGCTGTGAAGAAGAACAAGCGGCGTTCCAACACCTGCGATTTCATAATATAAATCCATCGGCAGCCCCTCCGTACGCTGTGGAATGAGTTACCTTCTCATTGTATTCTTTGAATGAACGTTTAGTCAATTATAAATCTCAATTTATGATTAGCACCTAGTAATGAACCGGTGTTAGGTTTATAATAGGCAGGCAGTGCACTTACTTATTTATAGGAGATTCATCATGAACAAAGGAATTGTATACGGCATACTCTGCTACTTGATGTGGGGGCTGCTGCCGCTCTATTGGCGCTTGTTCGAATCGATGTCCGCGTGGGAAATCCTGGCCCACCGGGTGCTTTGGTCTTTTGTTTTTGTGGCCGTGCTTGCCGCCGCAGCCAAACGGTGGAGGAACATGCTCAGCGTCGTCTCTTCGCGGAACAGCCTGATTTCCGTCCTTCTTTGCTCGGTAACGATCAGCCTGAACTGGGTCTTATTCATATGGGCCGTGAACCATGAGCATGTGATCGAAACCAGCTTGGGCTATTACATGAACCCGCTGATCAGTGTGCTGTTCGCGGTGATCTTTCTGAAGGAAAAGCTCTCGCGCGGACAGTGGATCTCCATTCTAATCGCGGCTTGCGGCGTACTGCTCATGGCCCTTCAGTTCGGAGGCATCCCCTGGATCGCACTCAGCCTGGCCGTCTCGTTTGCTCTGTACGGTCTCGCCAAGAAGATGGCGAATCTCGACGTACTGCTCGGCCTCCTGTGGGAAACGCTCATCGTCCTTCCGCTCGCCATCATGTACCTGGGCTATATGCAGGCTGGAGGCTCAGGGACCTTCTTCACGTTAACTCCGTTCTCGATGACGATGCTGCTGCTGTCCGGAGCCGCCACCGCACTGCCGCTGTTCCTGTTTGCGAGCGCAGCGAAGCTGCTGCCCCTCTCCATGGTAGGCTTCATCCAGTACGTTGCTCCTACGACGAGCCTGCTGCTGGCGGTCTTCGTCTTCCATGAGTCGTTCACGGCAGGCAAGCTCGTCAGCTTCTCCCTCATCTGGCTGGCCCTGATCCTCTACTCGGCCGTAACATTCCGCAGCTCGAAGCTTGCGCGGCGGGAGAAGAAAGCGGCCTGAGAGGCAGGCCAAACCGTGACGCAGCAGGTTCATCGGCTGCCCGTAAGCCCAATAGCCCTCCCCTGCGCTCAGGCAGGAAGGAGGGCTTTTTCATTTCTATTCTTCCCAGTGTAAGCGCTACCAGTTATATCGGGAATTCAGATCGGCTCTTGCCTTGAACGCCACGGTCCCCCGAATTCACCTATCCATTCGATCCCAGGCCAGCGGCCAGCACCAGCTCCTGCAGCTGGTCCGGCGAAGGATCCGCCGTACCTGCGGTTCCGGCCGTTACAACCGGTGCGGCCGCCGCGGCCTGGACCAGCTGCTCCACCTCGGTGTCGGTCCAGACCGTGCCGTCGCCGAACTCGAACCGTTCTACCCGGTGCGCCGCACTCTCGAAGAATCGCTCGAAGGTCAGCACCTGCTCCACGGCGTTCCACTCACCGAGCGACATGATCAGATCGTCCCCGCTGCGGGTGACCGCTGTACCCGATGCCAGGAATTCCGAGAACAGCGTCACCGTATCCGTCTCGCCGGCAAGCCCTTCCTCCCGGATCGTGCTCCGGTCAAAGTCGGGACCGATCACATAGATATCGGACCCGGCGCCGCCGATCAGCAGGTTATCGAGGCTCTGTTCCTGATGAAATCCGCTGAGGTACAGGGTATCGATCCCAGCACCGCCCAGGAGCGTGTTGCCCACCCCTCCGGAGACCAGCACATCGTTACCTGTGCCGCCATCCAGCAGCAGCTCCGTACTCGCCCCGCCGATGATGCCTGCGTCGAGCCAATCATTCCCGTCCTCCCCGTAGAACCTTGAACTGCTCACGACCCCATACATACGGTCGTCCCCTAGGCCGCCATACGCCGTATGCCCGGAACCGAGAAGATCAAAAAAATCATTCCCCGCCTCCCCGTCATACCGGTTTCCTTCACTGATGCCCTCGGAGTAGCCGTCATTCGCCCGGTCGATGAAGGAGTCCGCACCTTCACCTCCGTGATAGCTTCCTCCGGAAGTCAAGTAGAGCTGAATCGCATCATTGCCGATGCCCCCCTGCCACAAGGTGCCGCTGCTGTAGAGCAGGTCGCCCTGATCGTCGCCTTCCCCGCCTTCCACGATCAGACCATCCTGGTAATACGCATTCACGCTGTCATTACCGTCCCCCAGGGTGATCCGGTTGTCATTCTGCAGTCCGCTGTCCAGCTGATACAAGGCAATGACGTCTCTGCTGGAGCCGCCTGCGATCAGTGAGCTCTGTCCATAGAGCATGATAAGGTCCGATCCCTGCCCGCCGGCAATGACATTGCCGTTCCCATAGGCTTCCACCGTGTCATCGCCGCCACCGCCAAGGATGACGTCCTGATTCGCGCTCACCTCGAACCGGTCGCTGCCGTCTCCCCCATACGAGGCATTGGAGGAACCCGTCACCTGGAACAGATCATCCCCCAGGCCGCCGTCAAGGTAATTCCCGCTGCTGCCGGCAATCAGCGTATCCCTGCCGTCCAAGCCGAAGAGGAGGTCTCCCCCTTCCGCCGCTGCGGTCAGTACATCATCCCCGTTCGTGCCAATCACCGGCCTAAGCCGCTCCAGATCCGACATGCGCTGCACACCAGCCTTCCACACCAGATTAGGAACGATACTCCATTCCTGCATCCAGCTTATCACAGCCCACAGGCGGCCGGGTTAAAGTTTTCTTGAGGAATAGCGCTTCAGCCAAAAAACATCGCCGGGACTGCTGTCCGCTCCCTGGAATGGCTGTCCCGGTATCGGCAAGTACCAGAGGGCATGCATAGCGGACCTCAAGCCGCTGCCCGGTTACCGACCGGATGACCGCTTCCGTCAGGCTCCCGTCCGACCAGAACAGATCCACCTCGAAGCCGCCGCGTGCCCGGAGGCCGCTGATCCGGCCGGCAGGCCAGGCTTTCGGCAGCGCGGGCAGCAGGTGCAGAGTGCCGTCGTGGCTCTGGAGCAGCATCTCGGCGACTGCCGCCGCTGCGCCGAAGTTCCCGTCGATCTGGAACGGCGGATGGTTATCGAACAGATTGGGCAGCGTGGACTTCCGGAAGAGCTCCAGCATATGCCCATAAGCCTCTTCGCCGTCCCCCAGCCTGGCCCAGAAGTTGATGATCCAGGCCCGGCTCCAGCCCGTATGGCCTCCGCCGTTCGCGAGCCGCCGGACGAGGGTCTGCCGGGCCGCGGCGGCCCATTCGGGTGTCCGCGCGGGTGTGATCTGCGTCCCGGGATGAAGGGCGAAGAGATGGGAGATGTGCCGGTGGCCCGGGTCCTTCTCCTTGTAATCTTCGAGCCACTCCTGCAGATAGCCGCCTTCGGCCACCTGGGGCAGCGGAATACGCTGCAGCGCCAGCTCCAGCTCCGAGCGGAAGTCTTCATCCGTGCCGAGTTCCCGTGCAGCCTCGCGGCAGGCCTGGAACAGCTCGCGGGCGATCTGCGAATCCATGGCCGGGCCGGCACACAGCGTTCCGCTTTCCCCATTCGGCAGAATGTAGGTATTCTCCGGCGACACCGAAGGACAGGTGATCAGGTGACCGTCCTTTGCTTCGATCATGTAGTCGAGGAGGAATCTTGCGGCCCCTTTCATCACCGGATAGAACTCGGCCAGCCGTGCCGTGCCCCCGCCGAAGCGGTAATGCTCCCACAGGTGCAGGCAGAGCCAGGCTCCGCCAAGCGGCCAATGCGTGGCCGGCAGGTAGATGTCCTGGGGCGCGGTATCCCCCCAGAGATCCGTATTGTGGTGGGCGGTCCACCCGCGGCAGCCGTACATCACCTCGGCCGTGCGGCTGCCCCGCTCGCTCATCCGCTTAATAAGATCGAACAGCGGCTCGTGGCACTCGGAGAGATGGCACGATTCGGCAGGCCAATAATTCATCTGCGTATTGATATTGATCGTATACTTGCTGTCCCACGGCGGACGCATCTGTTCGTTCCAGATGCCCTGCAGGTTGGCCGGAAGCGACCCGGGCCGGCTGGAGCTGATGAGCAGGTATCGGCCGTATTGAAAATACAGCGGGATGAGGCCCGGGTCTTCCCCGCCCTTCTTCACCAGCTCCAGCCGTTCATCCGTCGGCAGCACCGCCGCAGCGGCGGCCTCATCCGTTTGGAGCTCCAGCGACAGCTGAACCCGGTCGTACAAGCCGCGGTAATCCTCGGTGTGACGCTCAAGCAGGGATGCGTATCCCCTTGCGGCCGCGGACGAGAGGGTGTTCAGGCAGTACGCTTCGGGATCCTCTTGCCGGAACGTGGTGGCGGCGGACAGATAGAGGGTGACCGCATCCGCTCCCTCCACGATCAGGTGCTCGCCGATGATCCGTACGCTCCCGCCTTCGGCATCCGCCCGGAGGGCCGCCCGGAAGTCCGATCCGCCCTTCCCGCCGCAGTTCCCGCGCATGACAAGCACGTTCGGTCCTGCGGCTTCGATCTCGTCCAAATACCGGCTCTTCCCCCGGTCCAGCCGGGCGGTCAAGCCGATGGCTCCCGGCCGGTCGGCGCGAAGGCGGAGAACCAGCGCTTGGTCCGGATGACTGATGAACGTCTCCCGAATGAACGCCGTATCACCGATCCGGTAATGAAGGCCCGCCACACTTTTCGACAGATCGAGCTCCCTCCTGTACTCCTCGGCTTCTCCCGGCGGATGGTCCATGGTGATCCACAGGTCGCCGAGCGGCATGTAATGACGCTGGCTCTCCGGTATGCCAGACAGCGCCATGGCCGCCAGCTTGTGGGCCTCCGCCAGACGGCCGGAGAGCAGCTTCTCCCGGATCTCGGGAAGATACCGGAGTGCATCCGGGTTATGGCGGTCCACCGGGCCGCCATACCATACGGTATCTTCATTAAGCTGAATCCGCTCCTTCCGCGGAAGGCCGAACACCATGGCCCCCAGTCTGCCGTTGCCGAGCGGCAGGGCTTCATTCCAATCCTTGGCAGGTTGTCTGAACCAAAGCGTATGCTGTTCCATACGGTGCCTCCTATATCTTCATTTGCAAGCGGTACTCACCAGGGGTTACACCCGTGAGCTGCTTGAATCTGCGGATGAAGCTCGATACATTATGATAACCGACCTGCTCGGCGATGGTTTTCAGAGGCAGGTCCTGACTGACCAGCAGCTCCTTCACCTTCTCCATCCGGAGGCGGGTCGTATAGTCCAGCAGGGTCTCGCCCGTCTGGTCCTTGAAATATTGGCTGAGGTTGGGAACCGCCATCCCGAAGTGCCTGGCCATGCCCTGTACCGAGAAGTCGCAGGACCGGTAATGCTCCCCGATGTACTCCAGCATAAGATCCAGGGTCCGCAGCGGCGCCTCCACCCCCTGCGCACTCCGGAAGGCGCCGCAGAGATCACTGCATACCGAACGGATCAGCCCTTCAAAATCGTCCAGCGTATCCAGCCGTTCCAGGGCGAACACATCCGGAAAGACGGACGAGCTCTGCTCCTGCAGTCCGAGTTCGTCCCACGCCCTGTTCACCGTACGGATGATCTCCAGGCAGAGGCTGCGGACAACGAGCAGCGGCGGCTGGCTGCCCCTCACATATTTGAGCATGGCGGACAAAGAGGCCTCCACCTTCGCCGACTGCCCCGCCCGGATCGATTGGTCCAGGTGCTCCAGTTCGGCGCTTGGATAAGGGGTGACCGACAGGTCCGTCGGGATGACCCCGAAATCGATGATCCGGTTCAGCCCTTGGATGAAGCGGTATTCGATAGCCGTGTTGGCTTCCAGGTAAGATCTCGGCAGTCCGGTAAGCCCGCACTCCTGCCCGAGACCGATCGTGGCGGACCCGCTCCAGACAGCATGAGAGCTCTCCCGGAACGCCAGGACGGCCTGCCGGACCTCCTCGTCGCCGAGGCCGTCGGTCATCAGGATCAGGATGTATTTTCCGGTCTCCATGTGCTCGGCTGCATAACCTGGAAGATGAGATTGCAGCAGCGCTTCCAGGGTCTCGACTCCGATCTCCCGGTCGTTATCTCCTCCAGCCGAAGCCAGATGGAGTATCGCAGCCCGGAACCGTGATCCTGGGACCGGCAGTCCGATCTCGTCCGCATGCAGCCGAAGCTCTTCCTCCGATCCAAATTCCCCTTTGACCAGCGAGAAGATCAGCTGCTTCTTGGCCGCCGCCGCATGGCTTTTGACCCGCTCGTCCAGCAGCCGGTTGCGGGTGGCCAGAGAGGTAATCGCATAACGGACCGTCTCCAGCTCGTTCAGCGCCGGCCCCTCGGGCGTCAGGATATGCTCGGTCTCCCGCTGAAGCTGGCGGATCGGCCGGTAATTCCAGCGCATGCCGAGGAAGACGAACAGCGCTCCGAGGACAAGCACGGCGGCCCCTCCGTACAGGAACAGGGTTTGGGCCTGAGCCAGCCTGCCCATCACCAGCCTGACGGGTATAAGGGTGACGTAAGTCCATCCGCTCTGCTTGGAGCGGATGGAGAAGACATAGTGCTCCTCCCCTCCCACGGTAACCTTCCGGGAGCCGGGAGCCACCGCTGAAGCGGTGATGCTGCTGACTTTCTCCGCCTCTGTTTCGCTGATCGTTCCCACGCCGGCGATCGGCCGGTTCTCCGGATCGAGAATCCAGGTCGAGCCGCCTGTGGGGATCAGATTGGAGAGAAGCTGCCGGATCGCGGTTTCCTTCATCAGATAGACGACTGACGCATAGGGCTGATTCCGGTAGGGCAGGACCGGAACAATGACCCGCATATACCGCTCCCCCCCGATCCGATCGCTCGCCGGCGGCTTGATCACTCGCTCGGACAGGGAGTTCAGATCCCTCGACAGCTCCTCCTCCCTCCAATCGTCGAACTGATAGATCTGGTCGGCCAGCATGGGGAGCGCATAGATGCTGCTGCTCGTATACACGGATGCCTCTCCCCGGTAGTACAGCCAGATTTCATGAAGGAAGGGGTTCATTTTCTGGATGCGTTTGAGCTCATTCACGATCCCCCAGGCCTTATACCCATGGTCGCCGGAAACCCGGAACAGGGAGAGACGGTTGTCTTCCAGCATCATCTGGTAGGTCGTGTCCTCCAGCCGCTTCAGCTGCTCGTCCATCGCGTAGCGGACTTTATCCAGGGTGTTGAGATTCCCCTGCACCGTCTCCTCCTCCAGCTTGTTCACGAAGGCATGGTAGACGACGAAGGTCAATCCGGACACCGGCAGCAGCAGGATCAGAAGATACGACAGCAGGAAGGTAGTAAAGATGCGGTAAGCACGGGTCTTCCCCATACGGTCTCTCCTTTCTGTTCAAGGGCTTCACGCTTGGAGCGCGGCGGCTTAGTCCAGGTCAGGCAGGAGGCCCTGCCTTCACCCGCCATTCCAATCCTTATCTCTTCTGGTAGCGGTCGTAGGCCGCCTGCTGAATCCGGATCGCTTCTTCGATCCCCATCTTCTTCAGGGTCGCCGTGAACTGGTCATAATTGGCCAAGGGCTCGGAGCCCATAATGAATTTGATCCACATCTCTTTGACATACGTATTGACTTCGCTCATGATACTGCCGAGCTTCTGGCTCTCTTCCCCGCTGAAGGACAGCGGCGGGATCAAAAGCGATCGGTCGGCCTGGAACCAGGTCTCGTTCGCTTCGGCCGCTTCCGGATAGCGGAGCTCGAAGGCCGCCCAGGCGTGGAAGTCCATCACCTTCACCATGCCGGAAGTAGGCAGGGCGTATTTCTTCACCGCTTCCGTCGGTTCGAAGCCTTCCGGATTCTTGAAGACCTCGTCCGTGTAGACCTTCTTCCCGTTCTCGACTTTGTAGCTTTTGCCTTCGATTCCCCAATTCTGCAGGTCGCTGCCTTCCGGCCCGATCATGTAGTCAAGCAGCTTCACCGCCGCTGCGGGATCTTTGGCCTGCGAGCTGACGAACGCGCCGTCGAGCGGAACGTTCTGGACCATCTGCACGTGGCTGCTGTAGGACTTGCCCGCCGGACCGACCGCCGGAGGAAGGCCGATCAATTTGAAGTCGGGGATGCTCCCTTTCATCTGGTCCTTGTAGGAATTGATTCCGGAGATGACGCCGCCGTAGGCGCCGACCGTGTTTTTGACGAATTTGGCATCGAACGCCTTGCGGTCCGTTGCAGCGAACTCCGAATCGATCAAGCCTTCTTTGAACCACTTGTTCATGGTGGTGAGGTAATCCTTGTAGCCGGGCTCCAGCGGTCCGAAGGTCACCTTCCCCGTCGCGGGGCTGAGATGGAACTTATCGGCCAGCAGCCCCCACCCGGTGGCAAAGGAGCCGATGCTGCCCAGTCCGTCTCCCCGGTCGCCGAGCGGAATCTCGTCGTTCTGGCCGTTGCCGTTCGGATCCTTCTCCTTGAATGCCTTCAGCACGGTATACCATTCGTCAATCGTCTTCGGCGGCTTCAGTCCGACCTTGTTCAGCCAGTCTTCTCGGACCATCTGACCGGAGTACGCAATCCGGTGCAGGTCGATATCGATCTGCGGGAACTTCGCGATGGTGCCGTCATCGAGTGCAACCTGCTTGCGGATCTCGGGGTGCTCGTTCAGGATTTTTTTATAGTTCGGGGCATGCTGTTCGATGAGATCGTTGAGCTTGATGGCCACTCCATCCTCCACCAGCTTGGCGAACCCCCCGGGGTAGCTGCTCGGGGCATACACAATGTCGGGATACGTGCCCGAAGCGAGCATAATATTGAACTGGGAGCCGTCACCGGGCTGCTGGAACGTAATCTTCGTGCCCGTCCGCTTTTGAATTTCTTTGTAGGCTTCCACTTCTTCGAATCCCTTGACCGTCTTGGCCGTGAGGTTGGTGTTCATGAAGAAGGTAAGCTCCGCAGGCTTGCCGTCTTCTCCTTCCGCAGCCGGCACCTCGTCCGCGTTCGAGCAGGCGGTGATGGTTCCAAGTCCAAGCGCAAGGGTGAGCATCCACGGTGTGATGGGTTTACGGTTCATGTTTGATTGACCCTCCTGTCATTTCGGTCTCCTGATTTACCGGCTGATCCGCCTAGCCCTTCAGCGCTCCGATCATGACCCCCTTGGTGAAGTGCCGCTGAATGAGGGGGTATACGATCAGGATCGGGACGGTGGCCACGATGATGGTGGCGTACTTGACCACCTCGCCGAGGAACGGATCACTGGCTGTGGACAAATTGGTCGTCTCCGTCGTGCTGTTCTGGATCAGGATTTCCCGAAGGACGAGCTGCAGCGGGAAGAGGTCTCTGTCTCTCAAGTAAATGAGAGCGCTGGCCCAGGCGTTCCAATGGGCCACCCCATAGAACAGCACCATGACGGCCAGCAGCGGTACGGATAACGGCAGGATCACCTTGGCGAACACCGTCCAGTCCGAAGCTCCGTCCATCTTCGCGGCTTCCTCCAGCTCATAGGGAATCGACTGGAACGAGGTGCGCATGATGATCAGATTCCAGGTGGCGATCAGCCCGGGGACGATGAGCGACCATCTTGTATCCAGCAGCCCCAGATTCTTGATCAGCATATACTCGGGGATCAGTCCGCCGCTGAAGAACATCGTGAAGACGATCATCATCATCATGTATTTCTTCCAATACAAGTCCCGGCGGGAGAGTACGAAGGCGAACAGCGCCGTGAAAAAAACATTGAGCACCGTGCCGGCCGTCACATAGAACAGCGTATTTTTGTAACCGACCGCGATCATCGGGTTTTTGAGCACCAGCTTGTAGCCTTCAAGATAGAACCCGGCCGGCTTCCACAAAATGCCGGTATGCTTCACGAGCTCCGACGGGGTGCTGAGGGAAGCGAAGAGCACATACAGGAACGGATACAGGGTGACGATCATCAAGCCGCTGAGAAGGATATAATTGCAGGTATCGAACAGTTTATCGCCTATGCTTCTATGGGTCATCCGATGGTCTCCTCCTACCACAGGCTCGTCTCATTGACCTTCCGGGAGATCCGGT containing:
- the phnE gene encoding phosphonate ABC transporter, permease protein PhnE; the encoded protein is MSKPTMIPIRTPNRPKGRAGRRALLAALVLLTAFSLVYIRFDAAEFLLGIPIFIRFLFEDFLPPNPSHLQGYLKPVADTLIYAVIATFCSSVLGVALALLMARSTTPHPAVRTVLRGLLSLLRNIPFLAWASLLVVIFGVGTTAGLIALILFGCGFLARLYAESIEELDRDSIEALEACGATYGQRIRHAIIPQFLPAFYSWTLFMFEINIRASAVLGLVGAGGIGSLIKQTMDLFQYGKTSMVITIMIVMILAVELVTNQIRRRII
- a CDS encoding phosphate/phosphite/phosphonate ABC transporter substrate-binding protein encodes the protein MKQWMLLLTVFTVVAAMITGCGPQAASAPAKFVIAYLPQESDTQTQQTYKAFETKLSEAIGMPVESYKATSYNAAIEAMRNNKADIAMFGPFSYIVAVERAGVEPIVGVTIPAMTESPASVIIVPKDSPIEKLEDLKGKTFGFVDPVSTTGHLFPKATLVKKLGLTAEELDTSFFKSVQFAGKHDNAVIGVVRGQYDAAAMSAMIPDMLVQRGLIEKDSYRILASSEAMAPVTPLAIRSGIPQETKEKVKSFLLGYQDPAYFKAVMNSDQARFVEVKDSAFDPVRETAKLLHLSPEQLLNH
- a CDS encoding GntR family transcriptional regulator, whose amino-acid sequence is MTANSMVETAYQYIREQILKGQRMPGTVLSENELASEIGMSRTPIRSAVSRLEQEGYLLALKNRGVLVKEIPFREMLDTFELILTLQISSFDLSQEKNASYDLGVLGEKLRLQVEATEQRNYSAYIDHGLAFFRGVIQGAQNVMMLRVIDSLGDRFKQSAMVNYNLTPASPHFSMTPLNQAVYQAIEAGDYGRAKEVLHGANMEARRRALQGQM
- a CDS encoding alpha/beta fold hydrolase, encoding MDLYYEIAGVGTPLVLLHSGGADLRDWTWVTPVLAQQYKVIALDGRGCGQSPNPAEEPPDYVDDLLRALDHLGLPQAVIAGHSMGGQIAAEFALKYPERVTKLVLIAPGLAGFAHSPEFLGWMRRIREAAPDVDRMMEIALSGPSYRIVMAGPRREMMERMWKENTIKMMQWGTWESVWPQPPAAERLGELAVPALFILGREDVPDLHRIAECFRAVPDIRFAWLEGADHKPTLTHPEEICRLIIEFVEGRN
- the rarD gene encoding EamA family transporter RarD, which gives rise to MNKGIVYGILCYLMWGLLPLYWRLFESMSAWEILAHRVLWSFVFVAVLAAAAKRWRNMLSVVSSRNSLISVLLCSVTISLNWVLFIWAVNHEHVIETSLGYYMNPLISVLFAVIFLKEKLSRGQWISILIAACGVLLMALQFGGIPWIALSLAVSFALYGLAKKMANLDVLLGLLWETLIVLPLAIMYLGYMQAGGSGTFFTLTPFSMTMLLLSGAATALPLFLFASAAKLLPLSMVGFIQYVAPTTSLLLAVFVFHESFTAGKLVSFSLIWLALILYSAVTFRSSKLARREKKAA
- a CDS encoding calcium-binding protein, which produces MQEWSIVPNLVWKAGVQRMSDLERLRPVIGTNGDDVLTAAAEGGDLLFGLDGRDTLIAGSSGNYLDGGLGDDLFQVTGSSNASYGGDGSDRFEVSANQDVILGGGGDDTVEAYGNGNVIAGGQGSDLIMLYGQSSLIAGGSSRDVIALYQLDSGLQNDNRITLGDGNDSVNAYYQDGLIVEGGEGDDQGDLLYSSGTLWQGGIGNDAIQLYLTSGGSYHGGEGADSFIDRANDGYSEGISEGNRYDGEAGNDFFDLLGSGHTAYGGLGDDRMYGVVSSSRFYGEDGNDWLDAGIIGGASTELLLDGGTGNDVLVSGGVGNTLLGGAGIDTLYLSGFHQEQSLDNLLIGGAGSDIYVIGPDFDRSTIREEGLAGETDTVTLFSEFLASGTAVTRSGDDLIMSLGEWNAVEQVLTFERFFESAAHRVERFEFGDGTVWTDTEVEQLVQAAAAAPVVTAGTAGTADPSPDQLQELVLAAGLGSNG